In Oryzias melastigma strain HK-1 linkage group LG18, ASM292280v2, whole genome shotgun sequence, one DNA window encodes the following:
- the slc1a1 gene encoding excitatory amino acid transporter 3: MKMMGSKERRGANLRGLVRKNWLLVATVVSVLLGIGLGVLVREFEPLSHLNKQYFGFPGELLMRMLKMVILPLIISSMITGVAALDSEVSGKIGLRAVTYYFSTTIIAVILGIILVMSIKPGVSQEPEDIDRSGTTPNVTTVDTLLDLLRNMFPENLVQACFQQYKTKRKEIEPVKDPVNTTTAAPLTTTIMAVVKNITKEYNIIGAYSDGINVLGLIVFCVAFGLVIGKMGEKGRILLEFFDALNEATMKLVQIIMCYMPVGILFLIAAKIIEVEDWEIFKKMGLYMVTVLSGLVIHATVCLPLIYFIIVRKNPYTFTLGMAQALVTALMISSSSATLPVTFRCAEENNRIDKRITRFVLPVGATINMDGTALYEAVAAIFIAQLNDYSLDVGQIVTISITATVASIGAAGVPNAGLVTMVIVLTAVGLPANDVTLIVAVDWLLDRFRTMINVLGDAYGAGIVQKLSKMELERMDLISDVDVANPFAMEATLDDEECEKKSYVNGGFTVDKTDAISFTETSQF, from the exons ATGAAGATGATGGGAAGCAAGGAGCGCAGAGGCGCGAATCTGAGGGGTTTGGTGAGGAAGAACTGGCTGCTCGTCGCCACGGTGGTGTCCGTGCTGCTCG GAATCGGATTGGGCGTCTTGGTCAGAGAGTTTGAACCACTTTCCCATCTCAACAAGCAATACTTTGGCTTCCCTGGAGAGCTCCTGATGCGGATGCTGAAGATGGTTATACTCCCACTCATCATCTCAAGCATGATAACAG GTGTTGCAGCCTTGGACTCGGAAGTTTCAGGAAAAATTGGTCTCCGGGCTGTTACCTACTATTTCTCCACCACTATCATTGCCGTTATTCTTG GGATCATCTTGGTGATGAGCATCAAACCTGGAGTTTCTCAAGAACCTGAGGACATTGACAGAAGTGGAACCACTCCCAATGTTACAACAGTTGACACTCTCTTGGACCTGCTGAG AAACATGTTTCCAGAAAATCTGGTACAGGCTTGTTTTCAGCAG TACAAGACCAAACGGAAGGAAATCGAACCTGTGAAAGATCCAGTCAACACCACCACAGCTGCTCCTCTAACAACCACCATCATGGCGGTAGTAAAG AACATCACCAAGGAGTATAATATAATCGGAGCATACTCAGACGGCATCaatgtgttgggattaatcgtCTTCTGTGTGGCTTTCGGCCTCGTCATTGGAAAGATGGGAGAAAAAGGTCGAATCCTTCTGGAATTCTTTGATGCTCTGAATGAAGCTACCATGAAGTTGGTCCAGATCATTATGTG cTACATGCCAGTGGGAATCCTGTTCCTCATTGCTGCAAAGATCATCGAGGTGGAAGACTGGGAGATCTTTAAGAAGATGGGTCTTTACATGGTGACCGTGCTGAGTGG tcTGGTCATCCACGCAACAGTCTGCCTTCCTCTCATCTACTTCATCATCGTGAGGAAGAACCCATACACGTTTACCCTCGGAATGGCTCAGGCTCTGGTGACAGCCCTAATGATCTCCTCCAG CTCAGCCACGTTGCCTGTCACCTTCCGATGTGCTGAGGAGAACAACCGCATCGACAAGAGGATCACCCGCTTCGTCCTCCCCGTGGGCGCCACCATCAACATGGACGGCACCGCGCTCTATGAGGCCGTGGCGGCCATCTTCATTGCTCAGTTGAATGATTACAGTCTGGACGTGGGGCAGATCGTTACCATAAG CATAACAGCAACAGTCGCCAGTATTGGAGCCGCAGGAGTCCCTAACGCTGGGCTTGTCACCATGGTGATAGTTTTAACGGCTGTCGGATTACCTGCCAATGACGTCACTCTGATCGTGGCTGTAGACTGGCTGCT GGATCGCTTCAGGACGATGATCAACGTTCTCGGAGACGCTTATGGAGCCGGTATTGTTCAAAAACTATCCAAGATGGAGCTGGAGAGGATGGACCTGATATCAGATGTGGATGTTGCCAACCCTTTTGCCATGGAAGCAACTTTGGATGATGAAGAGTGTGAGAAGAAATCCTACGTCAACGGAGGCTTCACTGTCGATAAGACAGATGCAATCTCCTTCACAGAGACCTCCCAGTTTTAG